A window of the Desulforapulum autotrophicum HRM2 genome harbors these coding sequences:
- the murA gene encoding UDP-N-acetylglucosamine 1-carboxyvinyltransferase, whose amino-acid sequence MDKIEIRGGKRLTGEVRISGAKNAALPLLASSILVDGAMTFTNVPDLVDVRSIKMLLRDLGAGCEEGEGTVLIDGSGIHKIEAAYELVRKMRASILVLGPLVARFGHARVSLPGGCAIGARPVDMHLKGLKALGATITIENGYIEAKADRLKGNEIYFDIPTVTGTENLMMAATLAKGTTVLRNCAREPEITALANALNLMGARVTGAGTAVIRINGVDGLSPATIHVIPDRIEAGTFMVAAAATGGDVLVTGCEPENMGGIINKLRQTGALVEIIDHGVKVSGGKSILSTDIKTLPYPGFPTDMQAQFMVLMAISQGNSVIHETIFENRFMHVNELQRMGADISISGGNYAMVRGVNALSGAEVMASDLRASASLVIAGLVARGVTTIHRVYHIDRGYEALEKKFSALGADIKRVK is encoded by the coding sequence ATGGATAAAATAGAGATTCGAGGCGGAAAGCGCCTGACAGGAGAGGTAAGGATCAGCGGTGCAAAAAATGCAGCGCTTCCCCTGCTTGCCTCATCTATCCTGGTGGATGGTGCAATGACGTTCACCAATGTGCCGGACCTTGTGGATGTTAGAAGTATCAAGATGCTTTTGAGGGATCTGGGTGCAGGATGTGAGGAAGGCGAGGGAACGGTCCTTATTGACGGCTCAGGCATCCATAAAATTGAGGCGGCCTACGAACTTGTCAGGAAGATGCGTGCCTCCATCCTTGTGCTGGGGCCCCTTGTTGCTCGATTCGGCCATGCCAGGGTTTCCCTCCCGGGCGGTTGTGCCATTGGCGCAAGACCCGTGGACATGCACCTAAAGGGGCTAAAAGCCCTTGGGGCGACCATAACCATAGAAAACGGTTATATTGAGGCCAAGGCAGACCGGCTTAAGGGCAATGAAATTTATTTTGATATTCCAACGGTAACCGGAACTGAAAATCTTATGATGGCGGCAACCCTTGCAAAGGGGACCACCGTTTTGAGAAATTGTGCAAGGGAGCCTGAAATTACAGCCCTGGCCAATGCCCTCAATCTCATGGGGGCAAGGGTGACCGGTGCAGGAACGGCCGTTATACGGATCAACGGGGTTGATGGGCTGAGCCCTGCAACCATCCATGTGATTCCCGACAGAATAGAGGCGGGAACGTTTATGGTGGCTGCCGCGGCAACGGGCGGTGATGTCCTTGTCACCGGGTGTGAGCCGGAAAACATGGGGGGCATAATCAACAAACTTCGCCAGACCGGTGCCCTTGTGGAGATTATAGACCATGGGGTGAAGGTGTCAGGGGGAAAGTCAATATTGAGCACAGACATAAAAACCCTTCCCTATCCAGGCTTTCCCACGGATATGCAGGCCCAGTTCATGGTGCTTATGGCCATTTCCCAGGGCAACAGCGTGATCCATGAGACGATTTTTGAAAATCGGTTCATGCATGTCAACGAACTCCAGCGAATGGGCGCAGACATCTCCATATCCGGGGGAAACTATGCCATGGTCCGTGGTGTGAATGCCCTTAGTGGGGCTGAAGTCATGGCATCGGACCTGAGGGCCAGTGCTTCCCTTGTTATTGCAGGGCTGGTTGCCAGGGGGGTGACCACCATCCACCGGGTGTATCACATTGACCGGGGGTATGAGGCTCTGGAGAAAAAATTTTCAGCCTTGGGAGCAGATATCAAACGGGTTAAATAA
- a CDS encoding DNA internalization-related competence protein ComEC/Rec2, whose product MTPFSLPPLVPVGLALGCGIAIGRLIPGSKGVEIFCCALLFTVLVMRVLHELPLGIVPAVLFFAVGHCLIQFTVWPVFSENHIVNFCDQKAVWVQGRIASVPVSSNRRIRFELRVEQAGTTRSTAKAAVGKLRLSVYSPCPDLLTALAFNDCIGCSSPLREIRNFNNPGGFDYRGYMGLKGIYCTGWVKGNALVRLPQSRKFQPICLAVNLIQACRRQFGRHIRQNVENQNAAAVLTALVTGNRQWIDQDLGNLFSRAGANHILAISGLHLSIVALVSFNLFNRLFSVFPLLVISGVARKLAAVFTLVPLIFYALLSGFSPSTQRAFTMVAMVMVCLAVEKEADTVNALAAAFIAILIIWPGALFSISFQLSFFAVLFILGGMAVVKKLTADTDTGGSFFNRAIKRVGMFMAVSLFAILGTQPLVMHYFNQISFAGIFTNLILIPGAGFLALPLGLLALFVYPFFVGLSALLVALAGFILGFCIDFLGWVSALSMAWSHAVTPDFVEISCYYLFCFGLFMVFKNMKKRGVLLVVAAFVIFSAREYFLILDRFFNKNVNVFVLDVGQGSAALIEAPQGKRVLIDGGGFSRFSTFDTGERIVAPFLWFRKILTLDAVVLTHPESDHMNGLIYIMDNFKVGRFIKNSEAGKKDNYRDLMAVVEHRRIRVEIVPGLERLNLGDAQLEFLYPLGQRSENANNNSIVSKLTHGNISVLFPGDIMNDAEKEIVRVRGKRLLSTVLVSPHHGSSSSSGGFFLDQVRPKSVIISCGFKNRYGFPHAAVIERYTRRGYRLFETGLAGAVQIISTGSCCEIMTSKGNKFCFISTSCSP is encoded by the coding sequence TTGACACCCTTCTCCCTTCCCCCGCTTGTGCCAGTTGGCCTTGCCCTTGGCTGTGGTATTGCAATTGGCAGGCTAATTCCTGGAAGCAAGGGTGTGGAAATTTTCTGCTGTGCCCTTCTTTTCACGGTTCTTGTGATGCGTGTGTTACACGAACTGCCCCTGGGAATCGTTCCAGCGGTTCTTTTTTTTGCAGTGGGCCATTGTCTGATTCAATTCACCGTGTGGCCGGTTTTTTCAGAAAATCATATTGTAAATTTTTGTGATCAAAAAGCAGTGTGGGTCCAAGGCCGGATCGCTTCGGTTCCAGTATCTTCAAACCGTCGTATCCGGTTTGAGCTCAGGGTTGAACAAGCCGGAACGACCCGGTCAACGGCAAAAGCAGCTGTGGGAAAACTGCGGCTTTCGGTCTATTCCCCATGCCCGGATCTTTTAACTGCCCTGGCGTTCAATGACTGCATAGGGTGCAGTTCACCTCTAAGGGAAATCCGTAATTTTAACAACCCCGGTGGGTTTGATTACAGGGGATATATGGGGTTAAAGGGCATTTACTGTACGGGTTGGGTAAAGGGTAATGCCCTTGTCCGGTTGCCCCAGTCACGCAAGTTTCAGCCCATCTGCCTTGCCGTCAATCTGATTCAAGCGTGTCGCAGGCAGTTTGGCCGTCATATCAGACAAAATGTTGAAAATCAGAACGCGGCAGCAGTTTTAACGGCCCTTGTTACAGGGAATCGGCAATGGATCGATCAGGACCTGGGAAATCTCTTTTCACGGGCCGGGGCCAATCATATTCTTGCTATTTCAGGTCTTCACCTCTCGATTGTTGCCCTTGTCTCGTTTAATCTTTTCAACCGCCTGTTCTCTGTTTTTCCTTTGCTCGTGATTTCAGGGGTTGCCCGGAAACTTGCCGCAGTCTTTACCCTGGTACCCCTGATCTTTTATGCGCTGCTTTCAGGGTTTTCTCCCTCCACCCAGAGGGCGTTCACCATGGTCGCCATGGTGATGGTCTGCCTTGCCGTTGAAAAGGAGGCTGATACGGTAAATGCCCTTGCAGCTGCCTTCATCGCTATCCTGATAATTTGGCCGGGTGCGCTTTTTTCCATATCCTTTCAACTTTCTTTTTTTGCGGTTCTCTTTATCCTGGGGGGAATGGCCGTTGTGAAGAAACTGACCGCAGATACAGACACAGGTGGTTCTTTTTTCAACAGGGCAATCAAGAGGGTTGGAATGTTCATGGCGGTCTCCTTGTTTGCCATTCTTGGCACCCAACCCCTGGTGATGCATTATTTTAACCAAATTTCGTTTGCAGGCATTTTCACCAACCTGATTCTCATTCCAGGGGCAGGCTTTCTGGCTCTACCCCTTGGGCTGCTTGCTCTTTTTGTCTACCCTTTTTTCGTGGGGTTGTCAGCCCTTCTGGTGGCCCTGGCAGGTTTTATTCTCGGGTTTTGCATTGATTTTTTAGGGTGGGTTTCTGCCCTTTCCATGGCCTGGTCCCATGCAGTGACGCCGGATTTTGTTGAAATTTCATGTTACTATCTGTTTTGTTTCGGACTTTTCATGGTGTTCAAAAATATGAAGAAAAGAGGGGTTTTGCTTGTGGTTGCGGCCTTTGTTATCTTTTCTGCCAGGGAATATTTCCTGATATTGGACCGTTTTTTCAATAAAAATGTAAATGTCTTTGTCCTTGATGTGGGACAGGGGAGTGCCGCGCTGATCGAAGCGCCCCAAGGAAAGAGGGTGCTGATCGACGGCGGCGGTTTTTCCAGGTTTTCAACCTTTGATACCGGCGAACGCATTGTTGCACCGTTTCTATGGTTTCGAAAGATATTAACCCTGGATGCCGTTGTGCTCACCCATCCTGAGTCAGACCACATGAACGGTCTGATTTACATCATGGACAATTTTAAGGTCGGTCGGTTTATTAAAAATTCAGAAGCGGGAAAGAAGGACAATTATCGGGATCTCATGGCTGTGGTCGAGCACCGCAGAATCAGGGTCGAAATTGTGCCTGGGCTTGAGCGCCTCAACCTTGGTGATGCACAGTTGGAATTTTTATACCCACTGGGCCAAAGATCAGAAAATGCCAATAATAACTCCATTGTGTCAAAATTAACCCATGGTAATATATCCGTTCTTTTTCCCGGGGATATCATGAATGATGCTGAAAAAGAAATTGTCAGGGTAAGGGGGAAAAGGCTTTTATCCACCGTTCTTGTATCTCCCCACCATGGAAGTTCAAGTTCCAGTGGTGGTTTTTTCCTTGATCAAGTCCGGCCCAAGAGTGTAATCATATCCTGTGGTTTTAAAAACCGGTATGGTTTTCCCCATGCCGCGGTTATTGAACGCTACACAAGGCGTGGGTACCGTTTGTTTGAAACAGGCCTTGCAGGTGCCGTTCAGATCATCTCCACGGGCAGTTGTTGTGAAATCATGACCTCAAAAGGAAATAAATTTTGTTTTATCTCTACTTCCTGTTCTCCCTGA
- a CDS encoding acyl-CoA dehydratase activase, with amino-acid sequence MNSSTVLGIDIGSVSVSIVTMGSNRGLTGSASVFHHGDIPTALEKTLDAIDLSRVALIAATTSTPQSIKRDVEIDDQVAIIGAAKHIHGKKIGSILNVGGEKFSLSLFDENGNYSGSRTNTSCAAGTGSFLDQQARRLELETAEQLSRAAAQNTEAIPDIATRCAVFAKTDLIHAQQEGFSIAQISEGLCQGLSRNIFNTVFTFGDIRTPVIFCGGVSKNESVRAHLSSLIKAPLVCDGNSHLYGAVGAALAGVEKVDLIKKGNHPYAGITDIFIPSTGSNNHTYPPLDLTLSDYPEFKSFNSFVQNGVEIDIYVDPETVEIQTGYLGMDVGSTSTKAVLITGKGTVIAGFYARTASKPVNAVQKIIRAMDAFINDNGLSITILGCGTTGSGRKLSGGIINADLVLDEITAHARAAHELNPDVDTIIEIGGQDAKFTTMKNGMVTSSFMNTVCAAGTGSFIEEQALKLDCPLDAYSTRTLGVSSPVSSDRCTVFMERDMNHFLSEGYNVNQVLASALHSVRDNYLTKVASISKIGSTVLFQGATAKNRALVAAFEQKLKKPIHVSRYCHLTGALGVALTLKDQGVNQKQFRGFDLWKTPIPVRQETCKLCMNHCKLTIADINHETVAFGFLCGRDYKDEHYVAKQEHFHLIRSRKPALKLPESPLPDSGFTLGIPAGLYLVEDLEMWQLFFSLLKIKTVTSKGFKNDVALGKSVANAEFCTPMTAMHGHVSHLLTKADYIFLPFYFEDKDKAEKDKSTRRQYCYYTQYLPSVVSNIAGMDKDRLVSPVIKYLYTSFHTKLELYKALKQISPTRISFFDISSAFDKAVEWKKTAGTALKKIYTDNGAKGSDIDVLVIGRPYTVLSDSLNSKIPDIFSSLKVNLFFQDMVDLDGVDISPIAPLLKEIHWKHATTILRATLLAAQTDNLYPVFVTSFKCSPDSFTVNYFKQIMEAHDKPYLVLELDEHDSSVGYETRIEAAIRAFRNHSHYGKIPATVPLGHLNPDIKDKPGKKNLVVPNWDSITGAFLVATLRGEGLNAILMDETQETIKQSLATNTGQCIPLNAIASGYIKTIENHGLDPADTLLWLSKSDIACNIKMYAHHIKTIVNRAGNGMEKAGIYRGELSFIDVSIKAGINCYFAHMFAGLLRSAGCKIRPYETVKGATDKALSKAIEILVPAFEGKRTKEDALAEAVSLLAWVDVKKEQRPKVAVFGDFYVRDNNVMNQDLVHYIEANGGEVVTTPYYRFAKMIAEPYFKKWFNEGKYMSLISTRALLATMKKMEKRYYRYFQPLLNEPEIEYTDNFKQVLEDYGVLPEHTGESMDNLLKIHYITKEHPDLALFVQTNPSYCCPGLVTEAMAAAIERKTGVPVLSLTYDALGGNKNRVIIPFLAYSGKRDYSQTLRKSV; translated from the coding sequence ATGAATTCATCAACTGTTCTGGGCATTGACATCGGTTCTGTATCGGTTTCAATCGTCACCATGGGATCTAACCGGGGGTTGACCGGTTCAGCATCTGTTTTCCACCATGGAGACATTCCAACCGCCCTTGAAAAGACCCTTGACGCAATTGATCTTTCCAGGGTCGCCCTCATTGCTGCAACCACATCCACTCCCCAATCCATCAAACGGGATGTTGAGATCGACGACCAAGTGGCCATCATTGGCGCTGCCAAGCATATCCACGGCAAAAAAATAGGATCCATCCTCAATGTTGGCGGTGAGAAATTTTCCTTGAGCCTTTTTGATGAAAACGGCAACTACTCTGGATCAAGGACAAACACCTCGTGTGCGGCAGGAACTGGCAGCTTCCTTGACCAGCAGGCACGCAGGCTTGAACTTGAGACAGCCGAACAATTAAGCCGGGCCGCAGCCCAGAACACTGAAGCAATCCCAGACATTGCCACACGGTGTGCTGTATTTGCAAAAACAGACCTGATCCATGCCCAGCAGGAGGGTTTTTCCATTGCCCAGATTTCAGAAGGGCTCTGCCAGGGCCTCAGCAGAAATATTTTCAACACGGTGTTCACATTCGGTGACATCCGGACACCCGTTATCTTCTGCGGTGGGGTCTCCAAAAACGAGTCGGTCCGGGCCCATCTGTCATCGTTGATCAAGGCCCCCCTTGTATGTGATGGAAACTCCCATCTCTATGGTGCGGTGGGGGCTGCCCTGGCAGGAGTTGAAAAGGTTGACCTCATTAAAAAAGGCAATCACCCCTATGCCGGGATAACCGACATTTTCATCCCATCAACGGGATCAAACAATCACACCTATCCCCCTTTGGATTTAACCCTTTCCGACTATCCAGAATTTAAAAGTTTTAACTCTTTTGTTCAAAACGGTGTTGAAATCGACATCTATGTCGACCCAGAAACCGTGGAGATACAAACCGGCTACCTTGGCATGGATGTGGGATCCACAAGCACTAAGGCCGTTCTAATCACCGGCAAGGGAACAGTGATTGCCGGATTTTACGCAAGGACCGCATCAAAGCCCGTCAATGCGGTTCAAAAAATCATACGTGCCATGGACGCGTTCATCAACGACAATGGACTGTCCATCACCATACTCGGGTGCGGCACCACGGGTTCCGGCAGAAAGCTGTCGGGCGGCATCATCAATGCCGATCTTGTTCTGGATGAAATCACAGCCCACGCACGGGCTGCCCATGAACTCAACCCAGACGTCGATACCATCATCGAAATCGGCGGTCAGGATGCCAAGTTCACCACCATGAAAAACGGCATGGTCACCTCCTCGTTCATGAACACGGTCTGTGCCGCTGGCACGGGCAGTTTTATCGAGGAGCAGGCATTAAAGCTTGACTGCCCCCTTGACGCATACTCAACAAGAACCCTGGGGGTCTCATCTCCTGTATCAAGCGATCGGTGTACGGTTTTCATGGAGCGGGACATGAACCACTTTTTATCCGAAGGGTACAACGTGAACCAGGTACTGGCATCGGCCCTTCACTCGGTGCGGGACAACTACCTCACCAAAGTGGCATCCATTAGCAAGATCGGCAGCACTGTCCTTTTCCAGGGAGCAACGGCAAAAAACCGGGCCTTGGTTGCAGCCTTTGAGCAGAAGCTTAAAAAACCGATTCACGTATCCAGATACTGCCATCTCACAGGGGCTCTGGGCGTGGCCCTGACACTCAAGGACCAGGGCGTTAACCAGAAACAGTTCAGGGGCTTTGACCTGTGGAAGACCCCCATCCCCGTCCGCCAGGAAACCTGCAAGCTGTGCATGAACCACTGCAAGCTCACCATTGCCGACATCAACCATGAAACCGTGGCCTTTGGCTTTCTCTGCGGCAGGGATTACAAGGATGAACATTACGTGGCAAAGCAGGAACATTTCCACCTGATCCGGTCAAGGAAACCAGCGTTGAAACTGCCGGAATCCCCCCTCCCTGACTCGGGGTTCACCCTGGGAATTCCCGCAGGCCTTTACCTTGTGGAGGACCTTGAAATGTGGCAATTATTTTTCAGCCTTTTAAAGATCAAGACCGTCACAAGCAAAGGTTTCAAAAACGACGTAGCCCTTGGGAAAAGCGTTGCCAATGCCGAGTTCTGTACGCCCATGACCGCCATGCACGGCCATGTATCCCATCTTCTGACAAAGGCCGACTACATCTTTCTGCCCTTTTACTTTGAAGACAAGGATAAGGCGGAAAAGGATAAATCGACAAGACGCCAGTACTGCTATTACACCCAGTATCTGCCAAGTGTGGTGTCAAACATTGCCGGCATGGACAAAGACCGCCTGGTGTCACCGGTGATCAAATATCTTTACACAAGCTTTCACACCAAGCTTGAACTCTACAAAGCCCTGAAACAGATTTCACCCACCAGGATCAGTTTTTTTGACATCTCCTCGGCCTTTGACAAGGCCGTTGAATGGAAAAAAACCGCTGGAACAGCCTTGAAAAAAATATACACGGACAATGGTGCCAAAGGGTCAGACATTGACGTATTAGTGATTGGAAGACCCTATACCGTCCTTTCCGATTCGCTTAACTCAAAAATCCCGGATATCTTTTCCTCACTCAAGGTCAACCTTTTTTTCCAGGACATGGTCGACCTTGACGGGGTGGATATAAGTCCCATTGCCCCACTTTTAAAAGAGATCCACTGGAAACATGCGACAACCATTTTGAGGGCAACCCTTCTGGCGGCCCAAACAGACAACCTGTATCCCGTGTTTGTCACCTCGTTCAAGTGCTCGCCAGATTCGTTCACCGTCAATTATTTCAAACAAATCATGGAGGCCCATGACAAGCCCTACCTTGTACTGGAACTTGACGAACACGATTCAAGCGTGGGGTATGAGACCCGGATCGAGGCAGCCATCCGTGCCTTCAGAAACCACAGCCACTACGGCAAAATTCCCGCCACAGTACCCCTTGGGCACCTAAACCCCGATATTAAGGACAAACCCGGCAAAAAAAACCTGGTGGTTCCCAACTGGGATTCCATCACCGGCGCTTTTCTGGTAGCCACACTGAGGGGTGAAGGCTTAAATGCCATCCTCATGGACGAGACTCAGGAAACCATCAAACAGAGTCTTGCCACCAATACAGGCCAGTGTATCCCCTTGAATGCCATTGCAAGCGGGTACATCAAAACCATTGAAAACCATGGCCTTGATCCAGCCGACACCCTTTTATGGTTGAGCAAATCAGATATCGCCTGCAACATAAAGATGTATGCCCACCACATCAAAACCATCGTGAACCGGGCAGGCAACGGTATGGAAAAAGCCGGAATCTACAGGGGAGAACTCTCGTTCATTGATGTCAGCATAAAGGCTGGGATCAACTGCTACTTTGCGCACATGTTCGCAGGCCTCCTAAGAAGCGCAGGGTGCAAGATAAGACCCTATGAAACAGTCAAAGGTGCTACGGACAAGGCCCTTTCAAAGGCCATTGAAATACTGGTCCCTGCCTTTGAAGGCAAACGCACAAAGGAGGACGCCCTTGCCGAGGCAGTGAGCCTTCTTGCCTGGGTGGACGTAAAAAAAGAGCAACGGCCAAAGGTTGCCGTTTTTGGTGATTTCTACGTCCGGGACAACAATGTAATGAACCAGGATCTTGTCCATTACATTGAGGCAAACGGCGGAGAAGTTGTCACCACCCCCTACTACAGGTTTGCCAAGATGATCGCAGAGCCCTATTTTAAAAAATGGTTTAACGAGGGCAAATACATGAGTCTGATTTCAACGCGGGCACTTCTTGCAACAATGAAAAAAATGGAGAAACGCTATTACCGCTACTTTCAGCCCCTTTTAAATGAGCCTGAAATCGAGTATACCGACAATTTTAAACAGGTGCTTGAGGACTATGGTGTTCTGCCCGAGCACACGGGTGAATCCATGGACAACCTGCTCAAGATCCATTACATCACAAAGGAGCACCCAGATCTTGCCCTGTTTGTCCAAACCAACCCCTCCTACTGCTGTCCCGGCCTTGTCACCGAAGCCATGGCCGCAGCCATTGAGAGGAAAACAGGCGTTCCGGTTCTGAGCCTCACCTACGATGCCCTTGGCGGAAACAAGAATCGGGTCATCATCCCCTTTCTTGCCTATTCCGGGAAACGGGACTACTCCCAGACCTTGAGAAAATCAGTCTGA
- a CDS encoding MlaE family ABC transporter permease, translated as MKSKINEFTGRVGALGSNTLDFVQGIGRAWLFLSQGLFQLLIPPFQLSKIIEHIWFIGMKSMMVIILTGIFTGMVLGLQGYYTLVRFGSEGMLGSAVALTLIRELGPVLTAIMVTARAGSAMAAELGVMRISQQIDALDTMDINPVRYLFTPRIIAAVISFPLLTALFDVIGIFGGYLTGSLMLGINSGIYLFRVEESVLMTDVTGGFVKSLVFSLVVTTVCCSRGYFTHLHRGGGFGAKGVSFSTTTAVVNSCVLVLVCDYVITYLLL; from the coding sequence TTGAAATCAAAGATTAACGAATTTACTGGTAGGGTAGGGGCTCTTGGATCAAATACCCTGGACTTTGTTCAAGGCATTGGAAGGGCCTGGCTGTTTCTTTCCCAGGGATTGTTCCAGCTCCTGATACCGCCGTTTCAACTGTCCAAGATTATTGAGCACATCTGGTTTATCGGTATGAAATCCATGATGGTGATCATTCTGACCGGAATTTTTACCGGCATGGTTCTTGGCCTGCAGGGGTACTACACCCTTGTGCGTTTCGGCAGTGAGGGGATGCTTGGTTCGGCCGTGGCCCTTACCCTGATCCGGGAGCTCGGGCCTGTGCTGACGGCCATTATGGTGACGGCAAGGGCCGGGTCTGCCATGGCTGCCGAACTTGGGGTGATGCGCATATCCCAGCAGATAGATGCCCTTGATACCATGGATATTAATCCTGTTCGGTATCTGTTTACGCCACGGATCATTGCCGCAGTCATCAGCTTTCCACTGCTTACGGCCCTGTTTGATGTGATCGGAATCTTTGGCGGTTACCTTACCGGCTCTCTGATGCTCGGTATAAATTCAGGTATTTACCTGTTCAGGGTCGAGGAGAGTGTCCTCATGACCGATGTCACGGGCGGTTTTGTGAAATCCCTTGTGTTTTCCCTTGTGGTGACAACCGTGTGCTGCAGTCGGGGCTATTTTACACATCTGCACAGGGGGGGAGGGTTTGGCGCCAAGGGGGTGAGTTTTTCCACCACAACGGCCGTTGTCAATTCCTGTGTTCTTGTCCTTGTGTGTGACTACGTTATAACCTATTTATTGCTCTAG
- a CDS encoding ABC transporter ATP-binding protein — translation MVKPFIEFKDVRKRFGLNFVMQGVNLSIYKGEITVVIGKSGCGKSVLLKHIIGLETQDSGSIIMAGEDLSAMDKGARKRFKRKTSYMFQDNALFDSLNIFENIALPLTEGLGLSKNETRERVMSRMEQLEISGIEGRYPAELSGGMKKRVALARALVTEPDVVLFDEPTTGLDPVRKNAVHAMVQEYQRRFGFTAVVVSHEIPDIFKIAQRVAMLDKGKIIFQGSPDEIRHSTLEEVSSFINGIGMEEDK, via the coding sequence ATGGTAAAGCCGTTTATTGAATTTAAGGATGTCAGAAAGCGTTTTGGTTTAAATTTTGTGATGCAGGGGGTTAATCTCTCCATATACAAAGGAGAGATCACCGTTGTCATTGGCAAGAGCGGGTGCGGAAAAAGTGTTCTTTTGAAACATATCATCGGCCTTGAAACACAGGATTCCGGGTCCATTATCATGGCAGGTGAAGATCTGTCAGCCATGGACAAAGGTGCAAGAAAGCGTTTTAAGCGAAAAACCAGTTATATGTTTCAGGACAACGCGCTTTTTGACTCATTGAATATTTTTGAAAACATTGCCCTTCCCCTGACCGAAGGGCTTGGATTATCAAAAAACGAGACCCGTGAACGTGTGATGTCACGCATGGAGCAGCTCGAAATTTCGGGCATTGAGGGTCGCTATCCTGCCGAGCTTTCCGGCGGAATGAAAAAACGTGTGGCCCTGGCCCGGGCCCTTGTAACTGAACCGGATGTGGTGCTGTTTGATGAACCCACAACCGGTCTTGATCCAGTGAGGAAAAATGCCGTCCATGCCATGGTTCAGGAGTACCAGCGGCGGTTCGGGTTCACAGCCGTTGTGGTGAGCCACGAAATTCCCGACATTTTTAAAATAGCCCAGCGGGTTGCCATGCTGGATAAAGGTAAAATTATTTTCCAGGGCAGCCCGGACGAGATCCGGCATTCGACCCTGGAAGAGGTGAGTTCCTTTATCAATGGCATAGGAATGGAAGAGGACAAATGA
- the mlaD gene encoding outer membrane lipid asymmetry maintenance protein MlaD, with amino-acid sequence MKKTTVELYVGFFVIIGLVCCAYIVVQLGGLRINQGDQYTLNAFFGSVAGLKPGADVEMAGVAVGQVASISLDRERFVAKVEISLDKKILLSEDVIASVKTSGIIGDKYINLSPGGSETTLSPGGTIFHTESALDLESLVSKYIFSGKE; translated from the coding sequence ATGAAAAAAACAACCGTTGAGCTTTATGTGGGTTTCTTTGTGATTATCGGGCTCGTTTGTTGTGCCTATATTGTGGTTCAACTGGGCGGACTGAGGATCAACCAGGGGGATCAATATACGCTCAATGCCTTCTTTGGCTCGGTGGCAGGGCTCAAGCCCGGCGCAGATGTAGAAATGGCAGGTGTTGCCGTTGGTCAGGTGGCTTCAATTTCCCTTGACCGGGAACGTTTTGTGGCAAAGGTTGAGATAAGTCTTGATAAGAAAATCCTTTTAAGTGAGGATGTTATCGCGTCTGTTAAAACCTCCGGGATCATTGGCGACAAGTATATCAATCTTTCTCCAGGTGGATCTGAAACCACCCTTTCTCCGGGGGGCACTATTTTTCATACTGAATCAGCCCTGGATCTTGAATCCCTTGTGAGCAAGTATATTTTTTCCGGCAAAGAGTAA
- a CDS encoding MlaC/ttg2D family ABC transporter substrate-binding protein, translated as MIKKIVFIIVMVMICAGSTFSLAQAQEELPGVVLKRCIDDVILILNEPVETTDAGLVHRNQRLFDKAGEVFDFASLSMGALGSNWRRFSPIQRTEFIGLFSHVVADSYFSRMEGHDFADVLISYDEAQMLPPTSSGVRRADIPTLVSHNGVKTPVVYRMLEKNSAWKVYDVIIEGVSMVANYREQYRVRFMDTPESMIAELKKKVAK; from the coding sequence ATGATTAAAAAAATTGTTTTTATAATTGTCATGGTGATGATCTGTGCAGGATCAACCTTCAGTCTGGCCCAGGCCCAGGAGGAATTGCCGGGCGTTGTTCTAAAACGCTGTATTGATGATGTTATCCTGATCCTGAATGAGCCGGTTGAAACAACCGACGCAGGGTTGGTCCACAGGAACCAGCGACTCTTTGATAAGGCCGGCGAGGTTTTTGATTTTGCAAGTCTTTCCATGGGAGCCCTTGGCAGCAACTGGCGAAGATTCAGCCCGATACAGAGGACTGAATTTATAGGTCTTTTTTCCCATGTGGTGGCGGACAGCTATTTTTCAAGAATGGAAGGCCATGACTTTGCTGATGTTTTGATCTCCTATGACGAGGCACAAATGCTGCCCCCGACAAGTTCGGGTGTGCGCCGGGCGGACATTCCAACCCTTGTCTCCCATAATGGTGTCAAAACCCCGGTGGTCTACAGGATGCTTGAAAAAAATTCTGCTTGGAAGGTCTACGATGTGATCATAGAAGGGGTGAGCATGGTGGCAAATTACCGGGAGCAGTACAGGGTAAGGTTCATGGACACACCTGAAAGCATGATTGCAGAACTCAAAAAAAAGGTTGCTAAATGA